The genome window CGGGAGATCGTCGAGGCGATCTCCGGGGGTTCGCAGGAGGCGGCCACCAGGGCGATGGCGTTCCACCTCGAACACGTCGAGGCAGCGCTGACCAGCATCGTCACCAACAAGAACGGGCGGCGACCCCGCGAGCAGAACGGAAAGTCCTGACACCGTGACCGAACAAACCACCACGCGGGCCGCCGAGCGCCCGAAGTCCCCCTTCGACGCCGGCGACGCGGGCTACAGCAAGTCGCTCAAGACCCGCCACATCAACATGATCGCCATCGGCGGCGCGATCGGCACCGGACTGTTCCTCGGAGCCGGCGGCAGGCTGGCCACGGCCGGGCCCGCGCTGGCCATCGTCTACGCGGTGTGCGGGCTGTTCGCCTTCTTCGTCGTGCGGTCGCTGGGCGAGCTGATCCTGTACCGGCCGTCCTCGGGCGCCTTCGTGTCCTACGCCCGCGAGTTCATGGGTGAGAAGGGCGCCTACACCGCGGGCTGGATGCACTTCCTGAACTGGTCGACCACCGGCATCGCCGACATCACCGCGATCGCGCTCTACGCGCACTTCTGGGCGGCGTTCACCCCGATCCCGCAGTGGGTGCTCGCGCTGATCGCGCTGGCGATCGTGCTCTCCATCAACCTGGTCTCGGTGAAGCTGTTCGGCGAGCTGGAGTTCTGGTTCGCCATCATCAAGGTCGCCGCGCTGGTGCTGTTCATGGTCGTCGGGATCTTCCTGCTGGTCACCCAGCACCCGATCGACGGCGCCACGCCCGGACCGCAGCTGATCGCCGACAACGGCGGCGTCTTCCCCGGCGGCGTGCTGCCGATGGTGCTGATCATGCAGGGCGTCATCTTCGCCTACGCCGCGATCGAGCTGGTGGGCGTCGCCGCGGGCGAGACCGAGAACCCCGAGAAGGTCATGCCCAAGGCGATCAACTCCATCATGTGGCGGATCGCGCTGTTCTACGTCGGCTCGGTGGTCCTGCTGGCGATGCTCATGCCCTGGGACGCCTACAGCAAGGCCGAGAGCCCCTTCGTCACCGTGCTCTCCCACATCGGCGTGCCGTACGCGGGCGACGTGATGAACCTGGTGGTGCTCACCGCCGCGATGTCCAGCCTCAACTCCGGGCTGTACTCCACCGGCCGCATCCTGCGCTCGATGTCGATGGCGGGTTCGGCGCCGAAGTTCACCGGCGCGATGAACAAGAACCAGGTGCCCTACGGCGGCATCATGCTCACCGCGGCGGTCTGCGTCATCGGCGTCGGACTGAACTACCTGGTGCCCGCCGAGGCGTTCGAGATCGTGCTGAACTTCGCCTCGCTGGGCATTCTCGGCACCTGGGCGATCATCGTGCTCTCGCACCTGCTGTTCGTGCGCAAGGCCCAGCGCGGCGAGGTGACCCGGCCGAGCTACCGGCTGCCGTTCTCCCCGTACACCGAGATCGTCACGCTGGCGTTCCTGGCGTCGGTGGTGGTGCTGATGGGCTTCGACGAGGTCGGCCGGATCACCCTGATGTGCCTGCCGCTGATCGTGCTCGCGCTGGTCGTCGGCTGGTTCGGTGTGCGCAAGCGGATCAACACCGCGGTGCTGGAGGACGCCGAATGAGTGCAGCGGCGCCGATCGGGGTGCCGGGGCACGTGCCGCTGGTGCACCTGTTGCGCGACGGTCTCGTGGAGGGCGTCCACCACGGCTCGGTGGTCGTGGTCGGCCCGGCCGGGTCGGTGCTGTTCCAGGCGGGCGATGCGGACACGGCGTTCTACCCGCGTTCGACTGCCAAGCCGATGCAGGCGGTGGCGATGGTCCGGCTCGGGCTGTCGCTGCCGCCGGACCTGCTCGCGCTGACCGCGGCCAGCCACTCCGGGGAGCGGGTGCACCTGGAGGGCACGCGCCGCATCCTCGACGCGGGCGGGTTCGGCGAATCCGACCTCGCCAACCCGGCCGACCTGCCCTACGACCCGGTCGAGCGGGCGAGCTGGGTGGCCGACGGGCGTTCGGCCCGCAAGCTGGCGCACAACTGCTCGGGCAAGCACGCGGCGATGCTGGACACCGCGCGCCGCAACGGCTGGTCCACCGCGGACTACCTCGACCCGGCCCACCCGCTGCAACGCGAGGTGGCCGCAACGGTGGAGGAGCTGACCGGCGAGGCGGTCGCGCACGTGGCCACCGACGGCTGCGGGGCGCCGCTGTTCTCGGTGTCGCTGCGCGGGCTGGCCACCGCCGCTGGCCGGATCGCCGCCGCACCCGCGGGCAGTCCGGCCCACCGGGTCGCCGAGGCGATCCGGGCGCATCCGGAGATGGTGGCGGGCAGCAGGCGCGACGTCACCGCTCTGATGCGGGAGGTCCCGGGGCTGATCGCCAAGGACGGCTTCGAGGCGGTGCAGGTCGCGGCGCTGCCCGACGGCACCGCGGTCGCGGTCAAGATCGCCGACGGGTCGGACCGGGCGCGGCCGCCGGTCACCGCCGCCGCCCTCGCCCTGGCAGGGGTGGACGCGGGCGCGCTCGCCGGTTTCGCCGGGCCGGGCGGCCCCGACGGGCTGGAAGTGGTCGGCGCCCTCGCCGGCGCGCTGCGCGCAGCCGCATGAGCACCGGTGGCGGGTCCCCGCGACCCGCCACCGGCCACCATCGCCGTCAGGCCAAGGCGTGTCGCAGGGTCATTTCGGCAGTTTGTTCTCCCGCGCTCTGGGCGTGTGCAGCGACCGCCTGTCGTCCTCGTCCTCGTGGTCGTGCTGCTGGGAGTGCGCTTCCGATCGGGTTCCCCGGTCGGGATCACCACTCCCCTCGCACGGGCCCGGTGGGCTTTCGGCGCGCGGACGGCTGTGGATCGACTCGGCGCCCGAGGTGCTCCCGGCGATCGCGGGAGCGCCGCACACGGGCGCCAGCGCAGCGGTCAGCGCCATGGCGAGCACACCGGTGGTGAGCAGAACCCGAGGAGATCCGGTCGTCGCTTCGGAATGCGGCGAAAGATTTCGTTCTGAACGCACAAGCAACCCCGTGGTGGTGAACGAGTCGCGACGCGGAACGGATTTCCCGCGCAGTGCGCGGGTTGTTCACGTCGCCGGTCGGTTGAACTGCTGGTTCAGCGCGCCTTTTCCCCACTGTTCGACGCACTTAGGGCGCTGTCCACCGCGGGAGACGAGTCCTGCGACACATCGGCGACGTGATCTGTTCCGCCGACCACAAATCCGCCGGAGCGGCAACGAATTCCGAGATCGGGACGATTCCGCCGCGACCACAGCGAGGCGACAAAACCGCAGGTGCCGCAACGATCGGCGGTGGCGGGTCTCCGCGACCCGCCACCGGGATCAGGACACCTCGAGCACGAGCTTGCCGCGGGTGCGCCCCTCCTGGCTGAGCCGGAACGCCTCGGCCGCCGAGGACAGCGGCAGCACCCGGTCGACGTTCACCGCGAGCTTCCCGGCGTCGGCCAGCCGCGCGAGCTCGGTCAGGTCGGCCGAGTCCGGCCGCACGTAGTGGTACATGCCGCCGGCTTCCTTCACCCCGGGGTCGACGATGGAAACCACCCGGCGCGGCGACTTCAGCAACGACTGCGACACCGCCACGGCGTCGCCGCCGGCGAAGTCCAGCGCGATGTCCACCCCGTCCGGCGCGAGCTTCCGAACGCGCTCGGCCAGCCCCTCGCCGTAGGTCACCGGCTCGGCGCCCAGCTCGCGCAGGAAGTCGTGGTTGCGCTCGCTGGCCGTGCCGATGACGCGCAGGCCCTTGGCGGCGGCGATCTGCACTCCGAACGAGCCGACCCCGCCGGCCGCCGCGTGCACCAGCACCGTCTCGCCTCCGGCGGCCTCCACCCGCGCCAGCGACTGGTACGCGGTGAGCCCGGCCAGCGGCAGGCCGGCGGCCTGGTGCCAGTCCAGCGCCGCGGGCTTTCGGGCGAGGGTGCGCACCGGAGCGGAGACGAGCTCGGCGAACGTGCCGTGCTGGACCTCGTCCTTGCGCACGTACCCGATCACCTCGTCACCAGGCTCGTACTCCCAGACCGCCAGGCCGACCTGTTCGACCACACCCGCGACGTCCCAGCCGGGGACGATCGGGAAGTGCACGTTGAGCAACGGGTCGAGCGCGCCGCTGAGGATCTTCCAGTCGACCGGGTTCACGCCCGCGGACTTCACCCGCACCAGCACCTCGTCCGGACCGACCTTCGGATCGGGCACATCGGTGAACCGCAGTTCCTCGGGACCGCCGTACTGCAGCGCTGCAATCGCCTTCATGCCCGGCACAACCTGGCGTCCGCGGCGATCATTCCCGCTCGCGGGATCGGTGTAGTGACAGCCGTGCGCACCGCCCGTAGAGTCTGCGTTCACGTGATGGAAGCCACTTCACGTTCGTGAAGGAGTGACCCGGTGGCGCTGCAGAACCTGGACGAGCTGGCATTCCGACTCCACGCCGACGACGACGTCGTGATCGCCAAAGCCGACGTCGAGCCCGGCTCGTACTCCCGCGGCGGCACCGCCGTCGAGGTCCCCGGCGAGGTGCCGCGCGGCCACAAGCTGGCCACGGTCACCATCGAAGCGGGCGACCCGGTCCGCAAGTACGGCCAGATCATCGGTTTCGCCACGCGCGCGATCCGTCCCGGCGAGCACGTGCACACCCACAACGTCCAGTACCAGGAGTTCCAGCGCGACCACGCCTTCGGCGTGGACAGCAGGCCGACCGAGTACGTGCCCGAGGAGCGGCGCGCCACCTTCCAGGGCTACGTGCGCCCCGACGGCAGGGTCGGCACCCGCAACTACCTGGGCGTGATCACCTCGGTGAACTGCTCGGCCACGGCGGCCAAGATGATCGCCAGGCAGGTCGAGGCGTCCGGGATGCTCGACGACTTCCCCAACGTCGACGGGGTGTGCGCGCTGACCCACACGCTGGGGTGCGGCAGCGGCGGTCCGGGCAACGAGGGCTTCGAGGTGCTGCGCCGGGCGCTGGTCGGCTACGCCGGGCACCCGAACTTCGCCGGGCTGCTGGTGATCGGGCTGGGCTGCGAGGTCAACCAGGTCCGCGACCTCACCGAGATGCTGAAGCTGCCCGAGGGCATGCCCGTGCACGCGATGACGATCCAGGAGCTCGGCGGCACGCGGAAGACCGTCGCCGAGGGCGTGCGGCGCATCACCGAGATGCTGCCGGTGGCAAACCGGAACCGGCGGCGCGCTGTGCCAGCCTCCGAGCTGGTGATGGCCATGGAATGCGGCGGTTCCGACGCCTACTCCGGCATCACCGCCAACCCCGCCCTGGGCGCCGCCGCCGACCTGCTGGTCCGCCACGGCGGCACCGCCGTCTTCGGCGAGACGACCGAGATCTACGGCGCCGAACACCTGCTCACCCGGCGCGCGGTCAGCCGCGAGGTCGGCGAGAAGCTGCTGGAGCGCATCGCGTGGTGGGAGTCCTACGTCCAGCGCGACGGCAGCTCGATCAACAACAACCCCTCCCCCGGCAACAAGGCGGGCGGGCTGACCACGATCCTGGAGAAGTCCCTGGGCGCCGCGGCCAAGGGCGGCACGACCGACCTGTGCGACGTGGTGCGCTACGCCGAACCGGTCACCGCCAGGGGCCTGGTGTTCATGGACACCCCCGGCTACGACCCGGTCAACGCGACCGGCCTGATCGCGGGCGGGGCGCAGCTGATGTGCTTCACCACCGGGCGCGGCTCGGCCTTCGGCTGCAAGCCCGCGCCGAGCCTCAAGCTCGCCACCAACACCCCGCTCTACGAGCGGATGACCGACGAC of Saccharopolyspora erythraea contains these proteins:
- a CDS encoding amino acid permease is translated as MTEQTTTRAAERPKSPFDAGDAGYSKSLKTRHINMIAIGGAIGTGLFLGAGGRLATAGPALAIVYAVCGLFAFFVVRSLGELILYRPSSGAFVSYAREFMGEKGAYTAGWMHFLNWSTTGIADITAIALYAHFWAAFTPIPQWVLALIALAIVLSINLVSVKLFGELEFWFAIIKVAALVLFMVVGIFLLVTQHPIDGATPGPQLIADNGGVFPGGVLPMVLIMQGVIFAYAAIELVGVAAGETENPEKVMPKAINSIMWRIALFYVGSVVLLAMLMPWDAYSKAESPFVTVLSHIGVPYAGDVMNLVVLTAAMSSLNSGLYSTGRILRSMSMAGSAPKFTGAMNKNQVPYGGIMLTAAVCVIGVGLNYLVPAEAFEIVLNFASLGILGTWAIIVLSHLLFVRKAQRGEVTRPSYRLPFSPYTEIVTLAFLASVVVLMGFDEVGRITLMCLPLIVLALVVGWFGVRKRINTAVLEDAE
- a CDS encoding asparaginase, with product MSAAAPIGVPGHVPLVHLLRDGLVEGVHHGSVVVVGPAGSVLFQAGDADTAFYPRSTAKPMQAVAMVRLGLSLPPDLLALTAASHSGERVHLEGTRRILDAGGFGESDLANPADLPYDPVERASWVADGRSARKLAHNCSGKHAAMLDTARRNGWSTADYLDPAHPLQREVAATVEELTGEAVAHVATDGCGAPLFSVSLRGLATAAGRIAAAPAGSPAHRVAEAIRAHPEMVAGSRRDVTALMREVPGLIAKDGFEAVQVAALPDGTAVAVKIADGSDRARPPVTAAALALAGVDAGALAGFAGPGGPDGLEVVGALAGALRAAA
- a CDS encoding NADP-dependent oxidoreductase, translated to MKAIAALQYGGPEELRFTDVPDPKVGPDEVLVRVKSAGVNPVDWKILSGALDPLLNVHFPIVPGWDVAGVVEQVGLAVWEYEPGDEVIGYVRKDEVQHGTFAELVSAPVRTLARKPAALDWHQAAGLPLAGLTAYQSLARVEAAGGETVLVHAAAGGVGSFGVQIAAAKGLRVIGTASERNHDFLRELGAEPVTYGEGLAERVRKLAPDGVDIALDFAGGDAVAVSQSLLKSPRRVVSIVDPGVKEAGGMYHYVRPDSADLTELARLADAGKLAVNVDRVLPLSSAAEAFRLSQEGRTRGKLVLEVS
- a CDS encoding UxaA family hydrolase; translated protein: MALQNLDELAFRLHADDDVVIAKADVEPGSYSRGGTAVEVPGEVPRGHKLATVTIEAGDPVRKYGQIIGFATRAIRPGEHVHTHNVQYQEFQRDHAFGVDSRPTEYVPEERRATFQGYVRPDGRVGTRNYLGVITSVNCSATAAKMIARQVEASGMLDDFPNVDGVCALTHTLGCGSGGPGNEGFEVLRRALVGYAGHPNFAGLLVIGLGCEVNQVRDLTEMLKLPEGMPVHAMTIQELGGTRKTVAEGVRRITEMLPVANRNRRRAVPASELVMAMECGGSDAYSGITANPALGAAADLLVRHGGTAVFGETTEIYGAEHLLTRRAVSREVGEKLLERIAWWESYVQRDGSSINNNPSPGNKAGGLTTILEKSLGAAAKGGTTDLCDVVRYAEPVTARGLVFMDTPGYDPVNATGLIAGGAQLMCFTTGRGSAFGCKPAPSLKLATNTPLYERMTDDMDINCGTIADGHSDVEEMGRVIFERVLAVASGEATKSEELGYGDEEFVPWHLSTVL